Proteins from a genomic interval of Spiroplasma diminutum CUAS-1:
- the rpsP gene encoding 30S ribosomal protein S16, giving the protein MVKLRLKRAGKKRAAFYRIVASDARVKRDGEYIELVGTYNPINGEVNVKKEIALKWLQQGAQPTDTVRNILSKEGVMTDLHNAKLESKKNQPKKEKVAKKPAAKKATAAKKPAAAKKVAEVKEETSAE; this is encoded by the coding sequence ATGGTTAAATTAAGATTAAAAAGAGCTGGTAAAAAAAGAGCAGCATTTTATAGAATTGTTGCTTCAGATGCTCGCGTTAAACGTGATGGAGAATACATCGAACTAGTTGGTACATATAACCCAATCAACGGAGAAGTAAACGTTAAAAAAGAAATTGCTTTAAAATGATTACAACAAGGTGCACAACCAACTGATACAGTTAGAAACATTCTTTCAAAAGAAGGTGTAATGACTGATTTACACAACGCTAAATTAGAAAGCAAGAAAAACCAACCTAAAAAAGAAAAGGTTGCTAAAAAACCTGCTGCTAAAAAGGCAACTGCAGCTAAAAAACCTGCTGCAGCTAAAAAAG